From Coriobacteriaceae bacterium, a single genomic window includes:
- the pstB gene encoding phosphate ABC transporter ATP-binding protein PstB, producing the protein MSVYQSAPTLEQAAITAKDFNFWYGDFHALTGLDLNIAKNAITSFIGPSGCGKSTFLRCINRMNDLIEGTRVEGTMTLDGNDIYAEGVDPVDLRRRVGMIFQQPNPFPKSIYENVAFGPRLQGVTSKSDLDDIVEESLKRANLWKEVSNQLNKDGLALSGGQQQRLCIARVLAVQPDVLLMDEPCSAIDPTSVSKVEDLMAELAPEMTIIIVTHSMQQAARISDYTAFFLQEVAGEPATLIEYGQTDAIFTSPVDSRTEDYITGRFG; encoded by the coding sequence ATGTCCGTTTATCAGTCCGCTCCCACGCTGGAGCAAGCGGCCATTACGGCCAAGGATTTCAACTTTTGGTACGGTGACTTTCATGCGCTGACGGGGCTTGACCTCAACATCGCCAAAAACGCCATCACCTCCTTCATTGGCCCTTCGGGCTGCGGCAAGTCGACGTTTTTGCGCTGCATCAACCGCATGAATGACCTGATTGAGGGCACGCGCGTCGAGGGCACCATGACGCTCGACGGCAACGATATCTATGCCGAGGGTGTCGATCCGGTCGATCTCCGTCGTCGCGTGGGCATGATCTTTCAGCAGCCCAACCCGTTTCCCAAATCCATCTACGAGAATGTCGCCTTTGGCCCTCGTCTGCAGGGCGTGACTAGCAAAAGCGACCTCGATGACATCGTGGAAGAATCGCTCAAGCGCGCCAACCTCTGGAAAGAGGTATCCAATCAGCTCAACAAGGATGGTTTGGCGCTCTCGGGCGGTCAGCAGCAGCGTCTGTGCATCGCGCGCGTGCTTGCGGTGCAACCCGATGTCCTCCTGATGGACGAGCCCTGCTCCGCCATCGACCCCACTTCCGTCTCTAAGGTCGAGGATCTGATGGCCGAGCTGGCGCCCGAGATGACGATTATCATCGTCACGCATTCAATGCAGCAGGCAGCTCGTATCAGTGACTACACCGCGTTCTTCTTGCAGGAAGTTGCCGGCGAGCCCGCTACGCTCATCGAGTATGGTCAAACCGACGCGATCTTCACCAGCCCGGTGGACTCGCGGACGGAAGACTATATCACCGGCCGCTTTGGCTGA